A window of the Helianthus annuus cultivar XRQ/B chromosome 4, HanXRQr2.0-SUNRISE, whole genome shotgun sequence genome harbors these coding sequences:
- the LOC110933607 gene encoding uncharacterized protein LOC110933607, giving the protein MDQHPNHLNYLDDHWFRYFDDDHWFRYFVQDDTHSTHRNDDTCDLQQFFNLLDMNRVSPLKQNHFSELGYPYFDPIDEYLNLWDCWDNCDLPMLTCIDDHSGTSCGGTTAADQGGRNGRWRSRPLELEEIEKHFELPIAVAAEKLGVGLTMLKKRCREFNIKRWPHRKLKSIKSLIQNVKEMGLNEEMEMLEEQKRMIMKVPEMELPQRTKKLRQACFKASYKKRRFDSPY; this is encoded by the exons ATGGATCAACATCCAAACCATCTTAACTACCTTGATGATCACTGGTTTCGCTACTTTGATGATGATCACTGGTTTCGCTACTTTGTTCAAGATGATACACACTCAACGCACAG AAATGATGATACATGCGACCTCCAGCAGTTTTTCAACCTGCTCGATATGAACCGAGTTTCGCCACTTAAACAAAATCACTTTTCTGAATTAGGGTATCCATATTTCGATCCCATTGATGAATATCTAAACTTGTGGGACTGTTGGGACAACTGTGACTTGCCAATGCTTACTTGCATTGATGATCATAGTGGTACATCATGTGGTGGAACAACTGCTGCTGATCAAGGTGGCAGAAATGGGAGGTGGAGATCAAGACCGCTAGAGTTGGAAGAAATAGAGAAGCATTTTGAGTTGCCGATAGCTGTGGCAGCCGAGAAACTGGGGGTGGGGTTAACTATGCTGAAGAAAAGATGCCGAGAGTTTAACATAAAGAGATGGCCTCACAGAAAACTTAAGAGTATTAAATCGCTTATTCAAAATGTGAAG GAAATGGGATTAAATGAGGAAATGGAGATGTTAGAAGAGCAGAAGAGGATGATTATGAAGGTGCCAGAAATGGAACTCCCACAAAGGACAAAGAAGCTAAGGCAAGCTTGCTTCAAGGCTAGCTACAAGAAGAGAAGATTTGATTCCCCTTATTAA